One Brassica napus cultivar Da-Ae chromosome C2, Da-Ae, whole genome shotgun sequence DNA window includes the following coding sequences:
- the LOC125574941 gene encoding uncharacterized protein LOC125574941, whose protein sequence is MSSVQHSLFSPLFCPLYRLYCLLNPYNEKFTIINISCYLPNVEGNSILRYYRYLGHRLYPLYWCNNKEVGDESLCHACTCKEIGTTYYFCDKCGLSFHKECVESPPLIKSLYHSKHPLQLVLDYSGIYCSHCESRYRYKHVRLYYYCFTCKFSLHPVCATRPSFLNYPKRHEHDLNIFSRKADLTCDVCGVVDSKLLIYVCLQCDFVVHENCIYLPFVIRISRHDHRLSFTYSLPRILSCGVCRQKVDEDYGSYSCTKDCSYAVHSKCATREDVWDGKELEEEPEEDYENLNSFEVIGDGIIKHFGHSHHMKFERKTTDIMYDDEKRCQACLLPFYGGGVYECMESNCDFVLHEACANLPRTKQHIAHPNPFILQICV, encoded by the exons ATGAGTTCAGTCCAGCATTCTCTATTTTCTCCCCTCTTTTGCCCTCTCTATCGATTATACTGCCTTTTAAATCCTTATAATGAGAAGTTCACGATAATCAACATTTCTTGTTATCTTCCAAATGTCGAAGGCAACAGCATTTTACGTTATTATCGCTACCTTGGCCACCGCCTTTACCCTCTTTATTGGTGCAACAACAAAGAAGTAGGAGATGAGTCTTTGTGTCATGCTTGTACGTGTAAAGAAATTGGTACAACCTATTACTTTTGCGACAAATGTGGGTTATCATTCCACAAAGAATGTGTCGAGTCTCCCCCTCTAATCAAATCTCTTTATCACTCTAAACACCCTCTCCAACTAGTTCTTGATTATTCAGGTATATATTGTTCTCATTGTGAAAGTCGTTATAGATATAAACACGTAAGGTTATATTACTACTGTTTTACTTGTAAGTTTAGTTTGCATCCTGTTTGCGCGACAAGACCCTCGTTCCTTAACTATCCAAAAAGGCATGAGCATGACCTCAACATCTTTTCGAGAAAAGCTGATTTGACATGTGATGTTTGTGGGGTAGTTGATAGCAAACTTCTCATCTACGTGTGTCTTCAATGTGATTTTGTTGTCCATGAAAATTGTATTTACTTACCATTTGTCATAAGAATATCCCGTCATGACCACCGTCTCTCTTTCACATATTCTCTTCCTAGAATATTGTCTTGTGGAGTTTGTCGTCAAAAAGTTGACGAAGACTATGGAAGTTATTCTTGCACGAAAGATTGCAGTTACGCAGTGCATTCCAAGTGTGCAACTCGGGAAGATGTGTGGGATGGAAAAGAACTTGAGGAAGAACCGGAAGAAGACTATGAAAATTTGAATTCTTTTGAAGTGATAGGTGATGGAATTATAAAACATTTCGGCCATTCACATCACATGAAGTTTGAAAGGAAGACCACTGACATTATGTATGATGATGAAAAGCGATGTCAAGCATGCCTACTTCCATTCTACGGAGGTGGCGTTTACGAATGTATGGAATCCAACTGTGATTTTGTACTCCATGAAGCATGTGCAAATCTTCCCCGGACAAAACAACATATAGCACATCCCAATCCTTTTATTCTACAA ATATGTGTGTAG
- the LOC106382836 gene encoding mediator-associated protein 2 — protein sequence MALDYKPPEEFIVNNLQPLADFDVTGSTELWLIQCPMSHVPEIEGKELKVKLGEDGVLGRFEDSSGKEVELVSFASQEGDATVIIPCENESKIAGKISRRVSLVRFPEPEELLETFKTQQKALRAVTSSSVRNSNPAMSSKRKSGQSSLRHSSREKSFFSGFTETPKSSKRKHSEPSASKHGSGSSDRSGKSKKKVKTEK from the exons ATGGCGTTGGATTACAAACCTCCAGAGGAGTTCATAGTCAACAACTTACAGCCCCTCGCTGACTTCGATGTGACGGGATCGACGGAGCTCTGGCTCATCCAGTGCCCTATGAGCCAC GTTCCGGAGATTGAAGGGAAGGAGCTTAAGGTTAAGCTTGGTGAAGATGGAGTCTTGGGACGTTTCGAGGATTCTTCTG GTAAAGAGGTTGAACTTGTTAGCTTTGCTTCTCAAGAAGGTGATGCAACTGTGATTATACCTTGTGAGAACGAATCAAAGATCG CTGGGAAGATTTCGAGGCGAGTTTCGTTGGTTCGGTTCCCTGAACCGGAAGAGCTTCTTGAGACTTTTAAAACTCAGCAGAAGGCTTTGAGAGCTGTGACGAGTTCCTCTGTTAGAAACTCTAACCCAGCTATGAGTAGCAAGCGTAAAAGCGGACAGTCTTCTCTTCGACATAGCAGCAGAGAGAAGAGCTTTTTCTCTGGCTTCACTGAGACTCCCAAGTCTTCGAAAAGAAAGCATTCGGAGCCTTCTGCGAGCAAACATGGTTCAGGCTCTTCGGATAGGTCGGGTAAGTCTAAGAAGAAGGTGAAGACTGAGAAGTAG
- the LOC106380217 gene encoding thioredoxin domain-containing protein 2-like, giving the protein MGNCAIKPKVLKDSDEDLIPVERDTTVHNKDSGEKSKNNAPNAADEEAAAARRSEKGKEILIEDDAEDGNSKRQSLSLLFHEDKAIVKELTGHSPAKPVINNNKSNVSSEVSKLDDVSAPVTSNVKAPETFDVQTRDDLHVKIPNESKVKTPETPKAKEAEEKEVNYSENWEVKFPEESEATNKSEAVKVVEESKPLQVSAPILSEVKVAKERDVPEVLEDKSVSKVSEVHAPTELSEVKVTKEPEVHEVLEDKNVSKAYEVDAPPKLSEVKGTKESDVPKVLEDNNVSKDSEVPTPPELSEIKVTKESDVHEVSEDKNVPEVSKGKTDVVKAAESELLKVAEVQSSKDLEIKVPKVSEVKSTPETSNVKAGSEVKTPEKWNVKVGFEVKTDQEASKVKTTKEKEFLDAQEKIDRSEARILEDIKLSEENMAVTGKAEEGKKGLSFEKKVKGVTMSDLDNK; this is encoded by the exons ATGGGAAACTGCGCCATCAAGCCAAAGGTTCTAAAAGATTCCGACGAGGATCTTATTCCGGTTGAGCGAGACACGACGGTTCATAACAAGGATTCTGGTGAAAAGAGCAAGAACAATGCTCCTAACGCGGCGGATGAAGAAGCGGCTGCGGCACGGCGGAGCGAGAAAGGAAAAGAGATTTTGATTGAAGATGATGCGGAGGATGGAAACAGCAAACGtcagtctctcagtctcttgtTTCATGAG GACAAGGCAATAGTTAAAGAACTAACGGGTCATTCTCCGGCAAAACCAGTgattaacaacaacaaaagtaaTGTTTCTTCAGAGGTTTCAAAGCTTGATGATGTTTCTGCTCCGGTGACTTCTAATGTAAAAGCTCCAGAAACATTTGACGTTCAAACTCGAGATGACCTTCATGTCAAGATTCCAAATGAATCAAAGGTCAAGACTCCTGAGACGCCTAAAGCTAAAGAAGCTGAAGAAAAAGAAGTTAATTATTCAGAGAACTGGGAAGTTAAGTTTCCAGAGGAATCAGAAGCTACGAACAAATCTGAAGCTGTCAAGGTTGTAGAAGAGTCGAAACCTCTACAAGTTTCTGCTCCTATATTATCTGAAGTGAAGGTTGCAAAAGAGAGAGATGTTCCGGAGGTCTTGGAGGATAAGAGTGTTTCAAAAGTTAGTGAGGTTCATGCTCCTACTGAATTGTCTGAAGTGAAGGTTACTAAAGAGCCAGAGGTTCATGAGGTCTTGGAGGATAAGAATGTTTCAAAAGCTTATGAAGTTGATGCTCCTCCTAAATTGTCTGAAGTGAAGGGTACAAAAGAGTCAGATGTTCCTAAGGTTTTAGAGGATAACAATGTTTCAAAAGATTCTGAGGTTCCTACTCCTCCTGAACTATCTGAAATAAAGGTTACAAAAGAGTCAGATGTTCATGAGGTCTCGGAGGATAAGAATGTTCCAGAGGTTTCTAAGGGCAAGACTGATGTAGTTAAAGCCGCAGAGTCAGAACTTCTAAAAGTGGCAGAGGTTCAATCATCTAAAGATTTGGAGATTAAAGTTCCAAAAGTTTCTGAAGTGAAGAGTACTCCTGAAACATCAAACGTTAAGGCTGGATCAGAAGTGAAGACTCCTGAAAAATGGAACGTTAAGGTTggatttgaagtcaagactgatCAAGAAGCATCTAAAGTAAAGactacaaaagaaaaagagtttctAGACGCACAAGAGAAGATTGATAGATCTGAAGCTAGGATTCTTGAGGACATTAAACTCTCGGAAGAGAATATGGCAGTGACGGGTAAAGCAGAGGAAGGAAAAAAAGGTTTGTCTTTTGAGAAGAAAGTCAAAGGGGTTACAATGTCTGACTTAGATAACAAATGA
- the LOC106382838 gene encoding uncharacterized protein LOC106382838, with product MRLYKTLFLRLVAHHPPRPISSLAARFSSSSSSSSSQLAPRRAHHHEEESRGVKVSVWWDFENCHLPTGANVFRVAQSITAAVRINGIKGPITITALGDVLQLSRTNQEALSATGINLAHVPQGGKNSTDRALITDLMCWVAQNPPPAHLFLISSDRDFSTVLHKLRMSNYNILLAGYEERSLGVLCSAASIMWDWNALLRGNNLAGKCFNQPPDGPYNSWYGHYKTPLLDPFAASTKPQELQESSLDTNHVPEEVVREIGLVLSLYPKGVAITELREQLKKRNVTLGEDFYGYKRFSRFLFSMPEILEVVPKGEGVFLVHACKQGMDNNKVATVEKVKQNVEDVKKESESQEIGLEHLQEKKKEGVVSEGKVVDDEDLESQIASPTSSESAKEMRADTEASKSQGLLRRLLKRFNLFCGGNKELSNEPAAGDVVDDVFEQDSFWEDVESFINSPRGFVLVSHSPSREALAKNLKDEGPSSLKQLDLSKTLELVSLLISDKKLIKENPSEALPFRVTRFTSCPSNPHASSVLRSMFVSLSKSQPEEAESKNNGVSERSRTEVIADCHKLIKKITEESPGGYNMSNFKKDFLEEFKYRLDYQSLGYPKLQCLIQMMPEARIESGYIVPSSTQAPYASDSSLDKEVGSVSKKKEKGDETERDVLKILGCWDSVEDDEKTCGVFGKDKLVDGILTSLREKPSGGESRVL from the exons ATGAGACTTTACAAAACCCTATTCCTCCGCCTCGTCGCCCACCACCCTCCGCGTCCGATCTCCTCCCTCGCCGCGCGTTTCTCTTCTTccagctcctcctcctcctctcagCTCGCTCCGAGGCGTGCTCACCACCACGAGGAAGAGTCTCGTGGAGTTAAGGTTTCGGTGTGGTGGGACTTCGAGAACTGCCATTTGCCCACCGGCGCGAACGTCTTCAGAGTGGCGCAGTCCATCACAGCCGCCGTTAGAATTAACGGAATCAAAGGACCAATCACGATCACTGCCTTGGGAGACGTGTTGCAGCTGTCGAGAACGAATCAGGAAGCTCTCTCCGCGACGGGAATCAACCTCGCTCATGTCCCTCAAG GTGGGAAGAACAGTACAGATAGAGCTCTCATTACTGATCTAATGTGTTGGGTTGCTCAGAACCCACCTCCTGCTCATCTCTTCCTCATCTCCAGCGACAGAGACTTCTCCACCGTCTTGCACAAGCTCAGGATGAGCAACTACAACATCTTGCTCGCCGGCTACGAAGAAAGATCGCTTGGCGTGTTGTGCAGCGCTGCTTCCATCATGTGGGACTGGAACGCTTTACTTAGAGGAAACAACTTAGCCGGTAAATGCTTTAACCAGCCGCCTGATGGTCCTTATAACTCTTGGTATGGTCACTATAAAACTCCTCTCCTTGACCCGTTTGCCGCATCCACCAAGCCACAGGAGTTGCAGGAATCTAGTTTAGATACTAATCATGTACCGGAAGAAGTTGTTAGGGagattggtttggttttgagtTTGTATCCTAAGGGAGTGGCTATTACTGAACTGCGTGAGCAGCTGAAGAAGAGGAATGTGACCTTGGGTGAAGATTTTTATGGATATAAGAGGTTTTCGaggtttttgttttctatgCCGGAGATCTTGGAGGTTGTTCCAAAGGGAGAAGGTGTGTTTCTTGTTCATGCTTGTAAGCAAGGAATGGATAACAACAAAGTTGCAACTGTGGAGAAGGTGAAACAGAATGTTGAAGATGTCAAAAAGGAATCTGAATCACAAGAGATAGGACTAGAGCATctccaagaaaagaaaaaggaaggTGTTGTTAGTGAAGGGAAAGTGGTGGATGATGAGGACTTAGAATCTCAGATTGCATCTCCCACCTCTAGTGAATCTGCTAAGGAGATGAGAGCAGACACTGAAGCAAGCAAGAGTCAAGGGCTTTTAAGACGACTTCTGAAGAGATTCAACTTGTTTTGTGGAGGAAACAAAGAGCTTAGCAATGAACCAGCAGCTGGAGATGTAGTAGATGACGTTTTTGAACAAGATTCTTTTTGGGAAGATGTTGAATCTTTCATCAATTCTCCAAGAGGCTTCGTCCTTGTTTCTCACTCACCATCAAg AGAAGCGTTGGCTAAGAACCTTAAGGATGAAGGACCTTCATCTCTGAAGCAGCTGGATCTCTCCAAAACGCTTGAATTAGTCTCTCTGTTGATATCAGATAAGAAATTGATCAAGGAGAATCCTTCTGAAGCGTTACCTTTCAGAGTAACTCGGTTCACCTCTTGTCCTAGCAATCCTCATGCCTCTAGTGTATTGAGATCCATGTTTGTGAGTTTGTCAAAGTCTCAGCCGGAAGAAGCAGAGTCCAAGAACAATGGTGTAAGCGAGAGATCAAGAACCGAGGTGATTGCTGATTGTCATAAGCTGATAAAGAAGATAACAGAGGAAAGCCCCGGAGGTTACAACATGagtaacttcaagaaagacTTCTTGGAAGAGTTCAAGTACCGTTTGGATTATCAGAGCCTCGGTTATCCGAAGCTGCAGTGTTTGATACAGATGATGCCTGAGGCGAGGATTGAATCAGGTTACATTGTTCCTTCATCAACACAGGCTCCATATGCATCTGACTCATCATTAGACAAAGAAGTTGGTTCAGTTTccaagaagaaggagaaagggGAT